The Malus sylvestris chromosome 3, drMalSylv7.2, whole genome shotgun sequence genomic sequence CAAAATGCGCTGCTTGATTCGAGGACCGTGAAGTCCACGTCCATCGGATATTGGAGAAGTGAGTAGCTAAGCGGCGAATGGCGGCAATTATCGGGAAAATGCGCCATGATCCTTTGTAATGACGATTAATGATAACATTGAAAACTGATTTTGAGTCGCTTTCAATAATGACTTCTTGTAGTTGATGTTCCCGAGCCAACAACATTCTTGCCAAAACAGCCTCCGCTTCAATCTCTTCGACAGTAGAACGTAATAAAAACTTTGCTTCTCCTCCCACCATCGAACCCATTGAATCACGAAGGAAAGAAGTGGTCCAAGCCCCGTCCACATTCACTTTATAAAAACGAGATGCGGGAGCGGGCCAATTGAGGGAAGGTTGTGGTGATTCAAATGAGGAGGCATGGCGTAGGAAAGACACCCTTGCAGAAATATCACCAAACAAAAGCTTGCTTTTGGTAATCACACTAATAGGATTTGGACTGGTGTGGTTGAAGCAAGCATGGCTCCTCTCTTTCCAAATCTCCCAGCAAATAACTCCAATTTGTACCAGTAAGCATGTCTTATGTGAAGATGTAGCATATTGCCTCTGATCCATAGTCTGTAACCATTGATCGAAAGTAGTGATAGCTTGTCCATTGGGACAATAACCAACATTAGAGCCAAACCAAACATACTGAACCCAAGGGCAAAGAAGCAAACTGTGTTCAATGGACTCCTCATATTCTTGGCAAAAGGGGCATATTGGATTCGGAATAATGTGGCGACGAAATAAATTCAGCTTTGTAGGAATACGATTTGAGACAGCTCTCTAGAGTAGGgatggttcggttcggttcgattcggtttggttttctgTCAGGTTGTGTTCAGTTCGGTTTGTATTCGATTCGATTTTTCTAGGTTCAATTTCGGcctggttcggttttttttttcctccaaatagcaaaaaaaagtttcaaagaAAACAACCTGCAGCCATTTTGTAATACATCTTCCAAAGgagtataaataaaatcaaagtcCCATTTCACCATAAAATGAAAACAACTTGCAGCCATTTTGATCTCATTGAGTTTGAACTTGAGCTTAAGGCCATTGGGACCTTTGAAGCCTTTGACTTCATCTAATTCACACAAATGAATAAGAGGATAGTAGTTAGTACTACATACATATACAAAAGTAAATGTTAATTAAAATCCGGAAGGCCAATGATACAAAATAAAGACAAAATCTGGAAGACAAAATCAAGTCTATTTCCTAGCTCATACAGCGTGCATTGAACTATACATAAACAAATGCAGCATAACCCATTATACATAAACAACAAATGCAGCACCCTCAACTTACAAGAGGGACTCATCAGATCAGGACCTCACAACAGTGATTTAATATAGGGTAAACCATAATTGCTTCCCCATTCAAAGATAAAAACagagaaaaaatataaatactTCTCGTTAATACTGACCGAAAGCCAACCAGAaatactaaacaaaaagaaaacgtATAGCTACCATTTTATCAGGCAAGGCATAGAGTACTCGCCACTTTGATTACCTACCAATCAAACAGACACCATCCTAAGCAACCTCTCACTCTTAGTCCTCCATGGCTCAGATCAGTCCATGTACTTTTCAGTCTCCAGcttaaacaacaacaacaacaataacaacaacaaagccttttcccactaagtggggtcggctatatgaatcctagaacgccattgcgctcggttttgtgtcatgtcctccgttagatccaagtactctaagtcttttcttagagtctcttccaaagttttcctaggtcttcctctaccccttctgccctgaacctctgtcccgtagtcacatcttcgaaccggagcgtcagtcggccttctttgcacatgtccaaatcaccagagccgattttctctcatctttcctacaatttcggctactcctactttacctcggatatcctcattcccaatcttatcatttctcgtgtgcccacacatcccacgaagcatcctcatctccgctacacccattttgtgtacgtgttgatgcttcaccgcccaacattctgtgccatacaacatcgctggccttattgccgtcctataaaattttcctttgagcttcagtggcctacgacggtcacacaacacgccggatgcactcttacacttcatccatccagctcgtattctatggttgagatctccatctaattctccgttctcttgcaagatagatcctaggtagcgaaaacggtcgctttttgtgatcttcgctagattgctccggtcattagtgtggataagtatataaatggatagagataggaaagcaaacacaagatgtacgtggttcacccagattggctacgtccacggaatagaagagttctcattaattgtgaagggtttacacaagtacataggttcaagctctcctttagtgagtacaagtgaatgatttattacaaatgacattaggaaatattatgggagaatgatctcgtaatcacgaaacttctaagtatcggagtgtgatgtcgtcttgacttgccttatctgtctcataggtagatgtggcatcttctctgaaagtactcttcctccatccaggggtggtatctttaactggtggagatgcacaaggtaatgtatcaatttcacttgaagcttacttgtagtttcaggcttggtcaagcgcgatacaaaccatgtagtaggagtcccccaagtccccggcaacggcgccaaaatttgatgcgagaattacttgacacacaaattaaaccctcttttgacaattgtagtataagtataagtagggtatcgttctaggccggggattaggagggcttgctaaaacctcttaaaaacataaaaaaaacaaagttaaaaatattaaacaagactcaaggacacaaaactaggctaaaaactctaataattcgaaacacacttaaaatgactcaaaataataaaaacaatcaaaatagacactaggaattgaaatggacggaaattgaattaaaagactaaaaacaatgaaaactaactaaataatataatttaataatggggggtttggttttgatgaaaagtaaattaaacttaaataaattacagaatttacaaaaacatgaaattaaggtgaaatgataggtgacagactagctagagggttcttctccacacatgacacatatgcaacctaaattgattttcagttgttctttcaataaattgtaaatctcaacgccccaaattaaccgtgaattgcactaattaactctcagtttttccacaagttattgggttggatgattgcatacaacaacccaaaacattccctacaagttccctacatgaattgcataatagagatacaagcaagaatcattaagttctatgaaaaacataagcattgacgaggcacttgttactatgatttgcatgaaacttatgccaagaatttacttaacgtgattgtgactagcaacctttactacttgtgaatataagttcataacgattaggtgaaattcacttatattctagcatcaaattcatgcatgtaaattaagtatgcattcttaatcgacatacaaaaataagttatcaatcaagcagttaagcaaattaaatcacaactcagaaatcacaactgaagataatcaattcatattacaaatatattcatgattttgaattaacctctagccaaaataaatttagttacacattattatcaaattaaaccaaaagtaaaatataagtttggaaagatttaaccgaaagaGGAGAGTGCTTCAGTGCTCAGTCCGTGCCTTTTCTGATTAAAACTGCCCAAGGCAGCTTTGCTGCTTTCTTCACTGGCACTGTACTTCCCGCTTGTTTTCCACCCAACCCGTCTGACCTCTGCCAGTCACGCcagtctctcctctctctccccgTATGCCTTCTGCTGCTTCTGTTTCTGTCAGTCTGCTTCTCACGTCTGACTCTCATCTCCCTCTTTCTGCTGCCCGTGCTCACCTCTCTCCCCGCGTCTGCTTCTGTCCTCTCTTCTATCTGGCAGCTTCTCCTCTTCTCCCCTCTGTTCCCGTGTCAGTCCCCCACGTCTCTCTATCCTCTCTGACCCCGTCTgacttattttcctttttttttattattttctttcctataagctgccaaaggcagctctcCCCCCAGTCTCCTTCACTTCTCTCCCTTCTTTTATTCTGTCTCTCCCTCACTCTCACCAACTCTATTCCATTTCCTATTCAAATCCTCACCAACTCTATTCCATTTCCTATTCAAATCCTCACCAACTCTATTCCATTTCattcctttctttttattttatttctttcacCAACCcaattataaatataaatatatatattttatatatatatatatttatatatatatatatatctatatattatatttatatatatatctatatattatatatgtatatatattatatatatatatatattttatgctCTCCATTATTTTTCTCGTGGTCCACCCGTGTTCCACAATTTTCTGTTTATTacttaaaactcatttgtgctatttttattttctttgcataacaaatcctataaacacaaaaataacgtaaatagctcaaaaatataaggaactaaccaagaaaagacgagtgaatttgaagtaaaaatatatataaatatgatccgatcaaatacccccacacttagcttttgctagtcctcgagcaaaacaaagaaaacatgaaaaagtaataacatgaaaaacattagtttccccctatgtgaccctcatagaatttcatttgaaaatataaatcatcaagaaccatggctagcaccaaacaaaataatccaagttcatcttcctaattcaaatgttagcagtaatctttaaatcatccttaaagtgtagtgtgtgagatagccatgctaatgcaatttcaagtttttatttttaaaatcatcatatgcaaactagcgaccttctcactggatatgcactcaatcacacatgtgtttagttttaatgtgtttcgctcaaagaatcaaatgtgaaatttctaccataagcttgcataacgatcacttctccacagtcataattgcaaaacttaaatcaagaggacttttattggatgtaatgaggcttagggatagggttattgaaatgaaagaataggaaaacacaagttccaagctacattgcaagcaattcttttctttagatttataagaactcaagctctccaacgaTTCTTCTGATACCTCCAatcacacccttaaactgaaactttaaaaactttttattttctttgtatacaatctttctttttctttttcttttcttctattttcttttttttttttttttttttttttttaatttttatttttacaaacatgaaatacccccacacttattcatttgccaaacaccttcaaagtacttcacaaacgtttctcataagacaatctcgcattgctcgcttggaaagggtaagaaaaaaaatgtttcaggtataagggtagacatatctggtgataagaaataaaaggctcaacaaacacggctcaaattggcaatctaatgatatcatttttctgttgggaaacatggttatttgggccatggtggtaaacctaatgcctctatcatttccaagttcatgcaatcaatgataaacatttcgaaagatcgttacgcaagttctagagatatatctcacataagttcatcacacatgaaagaataggagtgtatgaaaaatgcacacactttcaataggctcaaaaactcacatgggatgtatatggtcactaaattcacatatgaagctttaagtcatgctttagtttcacatcaacaaggctatgtgcatttggtttttcaaagatgatcaaacatgtacaaaactaatacgagaattaggaatttcacaaaacacatgttaactaagttcttgatgatcatggttcaaattttatccaattatatcattgggtcgggaaactaacaaaaatctaattcaaaacaataaggaaaacaagacaatattttttggatttttaaattttccgtttttttttttttttttttttttttttttatagagaaaacaaaactaaaaaataaaaagcaacaacacagaaacaaatgaaaccagTTCGAAGTtgaaggtacaaaaaatttcaatttggtcatttttacCCTTTACCCCCAtacttaaactggacattgtccccaatgtcagaaaacactataatgcaaaaataaataaaataaacaaaataataaaaaaaacaaaataaagcaattggactgaaaacttccctaatttgcagtaaaatcaagcgatgaccccccaagctaaaattctgcaatcaacttcaagggtggaaataaccaaaagttcctgcaaagaaaagaaataattcagttaagcacgcaagaaaatgtaaaaaaaatgcaaactaaaaattgaaaatgaaaataaaagacaatgaaaagaacTAATAGGTGATCATTGgccgcttgttgactttccacagctttcctcttgaactgatttggaattctgagcgaggattgcacagtctgcattcttctctgcttgtttcctctgcatggcgggcaggcacAAGGTAGCTGTTTTGGTCtgattctttcttcaatctttccaagtgcccacctcttgctttctttctccttgtccctagctgaattgtctccacatgcttcgaggtatcattttcacttcccttactgtcccccaggcagatgtggtagacgaagagaaaacacaaaatgatgaagatgagtactcgagagcaaggctaggtaagcaatcaggaaggggttccaggcagttggctccagatcggaagattgataccaaatgctggctgattgctctccttctccttgtcggaaaacaaagacaaggagaaggacatggagaaagcatgatatgagatactcttgctttcaacctttatgatatgaaatacttttgctttgaatgggttgttcgcaagagtatcccaaggaatgaggaacactgagtgactcgagaggattctttgggaatgcattttcggagatgaagaagtgctaagagggtgtgcctttgctgtggaaggcgaaggtagaaacttatagggctttttttttttcacaaccggaactgttctctcactcattgtcggcagccggtggatggatgaatagtacaaattacgcgctttctgacaaagctgcccgtaatttccgcaaagcagattcctcattgatatctggaatcggcgcttcgagctctgagcaacgtcgattgtagaggtagcatgtgacacgtgcggataaatctggaaaagaagatttgcccgtgggttgaagcccagcttttgagaaagctagcgtgtctttgactgttgaatttccctcttcgatttctgaattggtgcttcgacaaactgcccgagaatttcgcaaagcaatttacgtgtgacaagtgacgacacgtctggacaaattgatcttttgaaatccggggttcggctcgtggtttctgagcaagcccatttttttagaaatgaaacgcctcttttgagaaaagaatccggcttttgagaaaggagccccgactcttcgatttgcgagaggacgcttcatcGATTTCTGAGGagtgcctctccgatttcttctttttatagaggcgctaaTTGTGTTCCACAAcgcacttgagctccctccagtaaacactcccttcttgcacttccgaaatcttaaccagtccgactctcttctttcttcaccacctctgaaaaatgtctggcccttccgatcgtcgttttgacttgaaccgtggtgaagaggcagccccgccttcaccagacaacatatggcgtccatcttTCATATCTCCTAcaggtcctcttaccgttggggattcggtgatgaaaaatgacatgaccgctgcggtggtggcccggaaccttgtcacccccagagataacagactactcgCTAGAcgatctgatgaattggcggttaaggagtctctggctcttagcgtgcagtgtgccggttccgtgtccaacatggcccaacgcctatatgcccgaacccgtcacgttgaatccttggtggctgaaatacagagtctcaagcaagagatcaaagggctcaagcatgagaataaggaattgcacaagctcgcacacagctatgccaccagcatgaagaggaagattgaccagatgcaggacaccgatggtcaaattttacttgatcatcgaaGGTTTGTGGgattgttccaacaacatctgccttcgtcttctggagcggcaccacgtagtgaagctccaactgatcaacctctgctgcctcctccttctgtggccccgccgactgctgaagccccgcctactactgaagcaccacccgaccaatgaatactattagtttacatcattgtaaaatatttgtacttttatgtttttttttttttatttttttatttttttttatattttttttttatcattaattttaaattttatctttttttttttatttttttattattattatttttttttttttatatatgtaaattaatgtaaagagactttaTCTACCCTAAACAAGATTCACACGCAAGTAAACTAACAGTTAATGAACTTAAACAAGGTAAAATAAATGCagtaaagagaagggtttaggaaagCAAATCTGATCGGAAAAAGATTTGTTGAGCAAtttcaaagtctcccttcgttgaatgcttgggttgcctcccaagaagcgcttgatttaacgtctttagccggacgaatctttccttttAAACTCCCAtcggctccaaagcatggaatttatcttttaatgggagatgatacttgaaatgattcggcaatggtttaaattcaagagtgggtgcctgaatcatcaaaatcagaaaaatgttagtataaataaaaattaaaattggagaagatggcttactttctttttcaggcacaaactcaatgacaaacaccacatttttgaacatttccgggactttgaacttggccaggtttactatgatggttgtggcttgtcccgggtcatcaaactcaactgctttgggcttgattgtctcatgcacagccCCTTGGATGTATTCTTGACATGCTTCCACCACTTCATTCTCTTGAATCATTTTTCTTGGGAAACAAAGGCCTTTGAAATATTCAACACGATCTAGGACCTGCTTTGTTGCACCAAGAATAGGAATATCAttagaatgaaatgaaatgggaacttcctcacctgagttggatgacataTGGACTTCCGGAGTTTGCcgcaagaattcttctaaactgcccaggtcgtcctcctcATCTTCTGCTTGTAGCAGTAATTCATCCCtgttcgggctgtgtttggatggttctgggacagcttcatcctccatgtcaccttccaaagtgatggCTTCATCGATTTTAACTTCtgcctttgaatttgcaatGGTTGAATTGGAGAcatcactttgctcttgaatctgtgccatgaattccataatctgcccaacaTGCATATCCAATTCGTCCACTCTTCTGACTCGGTCTTGCATCtcctggttttgattttctactccctgattcaaagaggtgagtaaatTATTAAGTGTATCATTAACCAAggatgtacctgaattgaattgggttgaatgttgtggtggctgtgacggTTCATATGGCCGCTGATAGAACTCTTCCGATGACggcaattgttcttctttttgtgaacCCTGTACCGAAGAAATTAATTCTTCAAGCATTTGATTATAATCCACGGGCATACTTTGATTCGATTGGAATTGTGGTGGGGGatgctgtggtggctgcataggtcttgaatagaacgcgtcttcttgctgccaatatccaccttgttggaattgttgaggttctccccacatgtaatctgaattaCCTCTCCAATCAGAATTGTAAgcattggaaaacatgttgccccttgattggttatgaccttgatatccccaaacatcttcattggcagaaaattgaggaccttgatatccttgcccatagggcacatcaaatgtagggacacttggcaTTGTGGTCCGTTCGGCATTATGAGTTAATTGAGCAGTGAGCTGTGCCAATAGATCTTGAAAGCTAGTAGAATCCAGGTCTTGCTCCATTTGTACCTcaattcaaagaaagaaaaataaatcaaatatcaaaagtaacatacacaaacacaaataaacataagcaaaaacaaaaataaaaggattagcaaagttgctaatccccggcaacggcgccaaaatttgatgcgagaattacttgacacacaaattaaaccctcttttgacaattgtagtataagtataagtagggtatcgttctaggccggggattaggagggcttgctaaaacctcttaaaaacataaaaaaaacaaagttaaaaatattaaacaagactcaaggacacaaaactaggctaaaaactctaataattcgaaacacacttaaaatgactcaaaataataaaaacaatcaaaatagacactaggaattgaaatggacggaaattgaattaaaagactaaaaacaatgaaaactaactaaataatataatttaataatggggggtttggttttgatgaaaagtaaattaaacttaaataaattacagaatttacaaaaacatgaaattaaggtgaaatgataggtgacagactagctagagggttcttctccacacatgacacatatgcaacctaaattgattttcagttgttctttcaataaattgtaaatctcaacgccccaaattaaccgtgaattgcactaattaactctcagtttttccacaagttattgggttggatgattgcatacaacaacccaaaacattccctacaagttccctacatgaattgcataatagagatacaagcaagaatcattaagttctatgaaaaacataagcattgacgaggcacttgttactatgatttgcatgaaacttatgccaagaatttacttaacgtgattgtgactagcaacctttactacttgtgaatataagttcataacgattaggtgaaattcacttatattctagcatcaaattcatgcatgtaaattaagtatgcattcttaatcgacatacaaaaataagttatcaatcaagcagttaagcaaattaaatcacaactcagaaatcacaactgaagataatcaattcatattacaaatatattcatgattttgaattaacctctagccaaaataaatttagttacacattattatcaaattaaaccaaaagtaaaatataagtttggaaagatttaaccgaaagaGGAGAGTGCTTCAGTGCTCAGTCCGTGCCTTTTCTGTTTAAAACTGCCCAAGGCAGCTTTGCTGCTTTCTTCACTGGCACTGTACTTCCCGCTTGTTTTCCACCCAACCCGTCTGACCTCTGCCAGTCACGCcagtctctcctctctctccccgTATGCCTTCTGCTGCTTCTGTTTCTGTCAGTCTGCTTCTCACGTCTGACTCTCCTCTCCCTCTTTCTGCTGCCCGTGCTCACCTCTCTCCCCGCGTCTGCTTCTGTCCTCTCTTCTATCTGGCAGCTTCTCCTCTTCTCCCCTCTGTTCCCGTGTCAGTCCCCCACGTCTCTCTATCCTCTCTGACCCCGTCTgacttattttccttttttttttattattttctttcctataagctgccaaaggcagctctcCCCCTAGTCTCCTTCACTTCTCTCCCTTCTTTTATTCTGTCTCTCCCTCACTCTCACCAACTCTATTCCATTTCCTATTCAAATCCTCACCAACTCTATTCCATTTCattcctttctttttattttatttctttcacCAACCcaattataaatataaatatatatattttatatatatatatatttatatatatatatatatatatatatctatatattatatttatatatatatctatatattatatatgtatatatattatatatatatatatatattttatgctCTCCATTATTTTTCTCGTGGTCCACCCGTGTTCCACAATTTTCTGTTTATTacttaaaactcatttgtgctatttttattttctttgcataacaaatcctataaacacaaaaataacgtaaatagctcaaaaatataaggaactaaccaagaaaagacgagtgaatttgaagtaaaaatatatataaatatgatccgatcagagtcccccaagtcgccgagctagggggtctgctgaaagaggtgacagacaaggtaagcaatcagagctccgactgattgttcaccttctccccatcttgcagcaacatgaaggataaagagaagaaaaatgagaagagatgatatgagatacttttgcttttgaagaagtaactttccacaggcttattcttgaactgagctgaagggttttctggtttcctccagagtataaggccgactggagaatttgagggtcaaaacaagtccatcaaatctagagtacgttccaccctgctgatatgggatacttttgcttttgacagagtaatggatgtatcggcacgtgtgctgttacgcttgtctccacatgcttccttgtatccttcgcacttgccctatctgttcctcaagcagatgcggaatcttccctggaaacataagatgttgaagatgagtactcgagagcaatgccaggtaagtaatcaggtaaggggttccaaggagtcagttcctggctggaagcttgattccaagtgctgactgattgctctctttctccttgtcttgcaggtaaaaacaaggccaaaggaaaagacagggaaaaagcatgatatgggatactcttgcttttaaccctgatgatatgagatattcttgctctagtatagcttgtttgcataggtattatcggggggaaagaaaactgaatatttcgaaaggcttcgttgggagtgccctctcagatatgatgaagggttgagcatttttgcaggtctgcctgtccgttggggatggaggtcgacatatataggagtctccctaacaagaagtagtaatgctattcctttaccctgcttggtcatagcacggtagtgggagctgccagtttcacatgttttaactctgtcagagcactttgaaaaaagtggtctgtggtatctggctctcgagattcggagaatgatgtctcttcgatttttgagaaagcaatcatgctgggggtctggctctcgagattcggagagcagtgtctcttcgatttttgaggaagtaatcatgttgggagtctggctctcgagattcggaggacggtgcctcttcgattttggagcaagcaatcttgttgggagtgttgtctcgaatgtgagtaaaggttgggcatgtttgctagtctaccttgccacgaagcacaaaggttgacacacagggactttccaattatccatcaatggtactgttcctttaccctctcttcgattttgagaaagtagtcatgttgggagtctggctctcgagattcggaggacggtgcctcttc encodes the following:
- the LOC126614651 gene encoding uncharacterized protein LOC126614651, giving the protein MDQRQYATSSHKTCLLVQIGVICWEIWKERSHACFNHTSPNPISVITKSKLLFGDISARVSFLRHASSFESPQPSLNWPAPASRFYKVNVDGAWTTSFLRDSMGSMVGGEAKFLLRSTVEEIEAEAVLARMLLAREHQLQEVIIESDSKSVFNVIINRHYKGSWRIFPIIAAIRRLATHFSNIRWTWTSRSSNQAAHFAAKLANLRVSTCRWAATPPPSLLMVLSLYGLPCPPITDD